The Triplophysa rosa linkage group LG3, Trosa_1v2, whole genome shotgun sequence genome has a segment encoding these proteins:
- the LOC130552175 gene encoding uncharacterized protein LOC130552175 produces MQATSGTPFADIITSLAVLHREQHQALLDLRNDHELRFQSVFQAQREDRESFRSWMDQGVRVEASALPATTASFLPLSKMGPEDDPEAFLDLFEKTAETSGWPPEDWARRLLPFLSGEAQLAARPLPIQNLLVFDDLKRAILQRVGRSPEEHRQRFRSLGLGESGRPFVMAHQLRDSCRKWLLAGNGDVEDIIDRVVLEQFIARLPKKTAEWVQCHRPTSLGSAIQLAEDQMVVCPGVGEPLPAVSLSSPEAVSLSPSSLSLSPVPTPRSRPPGPPRVPPRRRFPPAVSYTSVYRAPPRGFPDGDGSNLSPRPSRAPLSATRMAETPGPVCWRCGDPDHWVDRCPVMEVGTMIRVPDTPQAAPGQNGGYQIP; encoded by the exons ATGCAGGCAACATCGGGCACGCCGTTTGCGGACATCATCACGtctctcgcggtcctccaccgcgAACAACACCAGGCGCTACTGGACCTTCGGAATGACCACGAGCTCCGCTTCCAGTCCGTCTTCCAGGCCCAGCGCGAGGACCGCGAGAGCTTTCGGAGCTGGATGGACCAGGGGGTTCGGGTCGAAGCGTCCGCGCTGCCTGCGACAACCGCCTCCTTCTTGCCGTTGTCGAAGATGGGACCGGAGGATGACCCCGAGGCATTTCTCGACCTGTTCGAGAAGACGGCGGAAACTAGCGGCTGGCCCCCGGAGGACTGGGCGAGGCGACTCCTGCCGTTTCTGTCGGGGGAAGCGCAACTGGCGGCCAGGCCACTGCCCATCCAGAACCTCCTGGTCTTCGACGACCTGAAGAGGGCCATCCTACAGAGGGTCGGCCGTAGCCCGGAGGAACATCGGCAGCGATTCCGGTCGCTGGGGCTTGGCGAAAGCGGTCGTCCTTTCGTGATGGCCCACCAGCTCCGGGATTCGTGCCGCAAATGGCTCCTGGCTGGGAACGGTGACGTCGAAGACATCATCGACCGTgtggtgctggagcagttcATCGCTCGGCTTCCCAAGAAAACGGCcgagtgggtccagtgccaccgcccGACGTCGCTGGGCTcagccatccagctggcggaagACCAGATGGTGGTGTGCCCCGGGGTTGGCGAACCCCTTccggctgtctctctctcctctccggaggctgtttctctctccccctcttctctctctctctctcctgtcccTACACCCAGGTCCCGTCCCCCCGGTCCACCACGAGTGCCGCCGCGGCGACGGTTCCCACCGGCCGTGAGCTACACGAGCGTGTACCGTGCGCCACCCCGCGGATTCCCGGACGGCGATGGGTCCAATCTCTCTCCGCGCCCCTCCCGGGCTCCACTCTCCGCCACTCGGATGGCGGAGACGCCTGGGCCGGTCTGTTGGCGCTGCGGGGACCCGGACCATTGGGTCGACCGGTGTCCAGTGATGGAGGTTGGGACGATGATCCGGGTCCCCGACACGCCACAGGCTGCCCCCGGTCAGAACGGAGGGTACCAAATTCCT taa